The genomic interval ATTGGAAATCTCTCAACTAACATTACTTCGTATTTTTCTTGCAACATTCGTAAACATAGCTGCTTTAGAAGCGTTTAGTTATCATATTTCAAACCAAAACCCTTCAACCTATGAGTTACATTAAAACTGCATCCGGCGTAAATTTATTTTATGAAGATTGGGGAACTGGACAGCCAGTGGTTCTGATACATGGATGGCCTTTAAGCCACGAAATGTGGGAAGCCCAGCTGACCGAACTGCCTCAACAAGGCTTGCGCTGTATCGCTTATGACCGCCGTGGCTTCGGAAAATCTTCTAAACCCTGGCAAGGTTACGATTATAATACGTTGGCCGATGACTTAAAAGCCGTACTGGAAGAATTGGATTTGAATGATGTTACCTTAGTTGGCTTTTCGATGGGCGGTGGAGAAGTAGTTCGCTATTTGAGCAAATATGGCAGTGCCAGAGTTTCCAAAGCCGTATTGCTAGGGGCAGTTACTCCTTTCCTGCTCAAAACCGCTGACAATCCCAATGGAGCACCTCAGGAAGTATTTAATGGCATGATTGAAAAAATCAGGGAAGATCGTCCTGCTTTTCTGGCTGATTTTGGTAAACAATTCTTTGGGGTAAGTCTGCTGAGCCATCCGGTGAGCCAGGAAATGTTAGACTGGTGCAGAGTATTGGCTTTACATGCGTCTCCCAGAGCTACTATTGATTGTGTACGTTCTTTCGGCATGACTGATTTCCGCCTGGATATGCCTAAGGTAGATGTGCCTACGCTTATCATTCATGGCAGTGCCGACCAGACAGTTCCCATCGAAGCTTCTGGTAACCAATCTGCCAAAATGATTCCGGGTGCGAAATATATTGTATACGATGGTGCCCCTCACGGATTCTATCTCACAGAAAAAGAACGGCTGAATCAGGATTTACTGGCATTCATCAAAGCACCAGCTTCCCAGCCTTCAACCGCTTCTGCCTATTAATATCTTACTATAATATATCTCAATCGCCTTGCTTTTTTCGCAGGGCGATTTTGTTTTCCTCATTCTATGTTTTTCATCGAAGATAAAGGATGCAACCAGGTGTAAAATTCATTTCTTTTATTTATTCAGATGTTAGTAAAAGACAGTATTTTGCAGCTATGTTTGAAGAAAAATGGGAAAAAAGATGGCATCCACTCCGTCAGGAATGGGTGGTATATGCCGCTCACCGGAATTCCCGCCCCTGGAACACTGGTGCTTCTACGCTTGAAAAAAAGGTAACTCCAGCCTATGATTCCTCTTGTTATTTATGTCCGGGAAACAAGCGCATTCATGGCGGACAGAATCCGGATTATACCGGAATTTTTATTTTCGACAACGATCATCCGGTAGTAGGCAGCCAAGCGCCTGAAATTGATCCATCCAGACAAATCAGTGGCAATAGTTTATATAAACGGGCAAAAGCAGAAGGTATCGCCAGAGTCGTTTGTTATGATCCGAGGCACAATGTAAGTCTGGCTGAGGTAGATACCAAACAAGTAACCAATGTATTTATAGCCTGGCGTTCGCAGATGCAGGAATTTTACGACAATCCGGCTATTAATCATGTGCTTATTTTCGAAAACAAAGGAGAATTAAGTGGTGTATCGAATCCGCATCCGCATTGCCAGATTTATGCCACTGACTTTGTATTTAAGCATACCGAACAGCATTTGCAGGTTGCCCAGCAGCACCAAACAGATACTAGCCAGAATATTTTTGAGCAGATCATCGAAAATGAACAGCAGGAAGGATTACGAGTTGTTGCTGAAAATAAGGGTGCTATTGCATTTATTCCATTTTTTGCCCGGTATGCTTACGAAATGATGATTTTTCCCAAAAAACGCCATGCCACACTCATTACAATGTCAGATGCAGAACTTTACGATCTGGCAGCTGTATTTCAGGAGGTGATCTGGCGGTATGATGCGCTGTTTGAAATGAGTTTTCCCTACGTCATGAGTGTGCAGCAAGCACCGGTAGACGGAAGTTTGTATCCGGAATATCACTTGCATTTATCTATTCTGCCTCCCTTGCGCCAGCCAGGATTGATTAAGTTTTTGGCAGGACCGGAAATTGGAGGGGGTAATTTTATGGCAGACACCATGCCGGAAGAAAAAGCCGCCGCCTTACGGAATGTGATGTTGCCCGGAATGTAAAATAAGGCAAATATGTGAAAGCTAAAGGTTTTAATAGTTACACATCTTTTCATTACCTTACCGGCCTTTTTATCAACAATCTTATGGTCAATGAAGTACAATTGACCCATAACAACTGGACTAACTCACCACTCACCTATGAATCATAGCTTTATCAGGGATGTATTAATTGAAATTGGAGAAGCCGTTTGCCGGAAAGTTCACCGTTCATTACA from Rhodocytophaga rosea carries:
- a CDS encoding alpha/beta fold hydrolase, whose product is MSYIKTASGVNLFYEDWGTGQPVVLIHGWPLSHEMWEAQLTELPQQGLRCIAYDRRGFGKSSKPWQGYDYNTLADDLKAVLEELDLNDVTLVGFSMGGGEVVRYLSKYGSARVSKAVLLGAVTPFLLKTADNPNGAPQEVFNGMIEKIREDRPAFLADFGKQFFGVSLLSHPVSQEMLDWCRVLALHASPRATIDCVRSFGMTDFRLDMPKVDVPTLIIHGSADQTVPIEASGNQSAKMIPGAKYIVYDGAPHGFYLTEKERLNQDLLAFIKAPASQPSTASAY
- the galT gene encoding galactose-1-phosphate uridylyltransferase, translated to MFEEKWEKRWHPLRQEWVVYAAHRNSRPWNTGASTLEKKVTPAYDSSCYLCPGNKRIHGGQNPDYTGIFIFDNDHPVVGSQAPEIDPSRQISGNSLYKRAKAEGIARVVCYDPRHNVSLAEVDTKQVTNVFIAWRSQMQEFYDNPAINHVLIFENKGELSGVSNPHPHCQIYATDFVFKHTEQHLQVAQQHQTDTSQNIFEQIIENEQQEGLRVVAENKGAIAFIPFFARYAYEMMIFPKKRHATLITMSDAELYDLAAVFQEVIWRYDALFEMSFPYVMSVQQAPVDGSLYPEYHLHLSILPPLRQPGLIKFLAGPEIGGGNFMADTMPEEKAAALRNVMLPGM